Proteins found in one Thalassomonas actiniarum genomic segment:
- a CDS encoding MotA/TolQ/ExbB proton channel family protein, with protein sequence MKKIINTVSGLLLTVTTSLSYAQQAANLDELLNQLEQGKIAQSEQNRLREAEFKAKLSQQDQLLTSAENTRDQQIALSNRLEQDFQNNEIKLANQSDALNKRMGELKELFGVLQQVAGDTKSKFQTSVISAQIPGRDVFMEELAKSMGSSSKLASIEEIERLWFELQREMTQSGKVAKFTTEIVLANGERKQSEVTRVGGFNLLSQGKYLEYINETGSIAELIRQPSARYLATAEQVTLAPAAITPFALDPTGGSILGLLVQAPDTQERVEQGGPVGYVILAIGLVGLLIALERFITLFIVGAKVSRQLKEKTACDNNPLGRVMLVKTQNPDIDTETLELKLSESILREVPKLSSRLTLIKIISVVAPLIGLLGTVTGMINTFQAITLFGTGDPKLMAGGISQALVTTVLGLVVAIPMVFLFTLLHTRSRNIINILQQQSAGIIAERAEAEKGA encoded by the coding sequence ATGAAAAAAATAATCAACACAGTATCCGGTTTATTACTGACCGTAACAACAAGCCTGAGTTATGCCCAGCAGGCGGCTAATTTAGATGAGCTGCTTAATCAGCTTGAACAGGGCAAGATTGCCCAGAGTGAACAAAACCGGCTAAGGGAAGCAGAGTTTAAAGCGAAACTGTCCCAGCAGGATCAATTGTTAACATCAGCGGAGAATACCCGGGATCAGCAAATAGCCCTGAGTAATCGCCTGGAGCAAGACTTCCAGAACAATGAAATTAAACTGGCCAACCAAAGTGATGCCCTGAATAAACGCATGGGTGAGCTTAAAGAGCTGTTTGGCGTGCTACAGCAGGTAGCCGGTGATACCAAGAGCAAATTTCAAACTTCGGTGATTTCTGCGCAAATTCCCGGGCGCGATGTTTTTATGGAAGAGTTGGCGAAAAGCATGGGCTCAAGCTCTAAACTGGCGTCCATCGAAGAAATTGAGCGTTTATGGTTTGAATTGCAACGTGAAATGACACAAAGCGGCAAAGTCGCCAAGTTTACTACCGAGATTGTATTGGCCAACGGCGAACGCAAGCAAAGTGAAGTAACCCGGGTCGGCGGCTTTAACCTGCTGAGCCAGGGAAAATACCTGGAATATATCAATGAAACCGGCTCTATCGCCGAGCTTATCCGCCAACCTTCGGCCCGTTACCTGGCAACTGCCGAGCAGGTCACTTTAGCGCCTGCTGCTATTACGCCTTTTGCCCTGGACCCTACCGGCGGCTCTATTTTAGGCCTGTTGGTACAGGCGCCTGATACCCAGGAGCGCGTCGAACAGGGCGGCCCGGTCGGTTATGTGATTTTAGCTATCGGCCTGGTCGGTTTGCTGATTGCGCTTGAACGTTTTATTACCTTGTTTATTGTCGGCGCTAAAGTCAGTCGCCAGTTAAAAGAAAAAACCGCCTGTGACAACAATCCGCTTGGCCGGGTGATGTTGGTGAAAACGCAAAACCCCGATATAGACACGGAAACCTTGGAGTTAAAACTGTCTGAGTCGATTTTAAGGGAAGTGCCGAAACTCTCCAGCCGTCTGACCCTGATTAAGATTATCTCGGTAGTGGCGCCGCTGATCGGTTTATTGGGTACCGTTACCGGCATGATCAATACCTTCCAGGCCATTACCCTGTTCGGCACCGGTGATCCGAAACTGATGGCGGGCGGTATTTCCCAGGCGCTGGTTACTACGGTATTGGGTCTGGTCGTGGCCATTCCTATGGTGTTCCTGTTTACCCTGCTACATACCCGCAGCCGTAACATCATCAATATCTTGCAGCAACAAAGCGCCGGCATTATTGCCGAGCGGGCAGAAGCGGAAAAAGGAGCATAA
- a CDS encoding MotA/TolQ/ExbB proton channel family protein has product MIMFIDMMNAIREFMDTGGQVLTVIAVVIFVMWLLIFERLMFVFYGYRKVKKHLQQTWFSRSEQHSWYAEQIRTALVARGSAKLNQNLPLIQTLVVLCPLLGLMGTVTGMIEVFDVMAISGSGNARSMASGVSRATIPTMAGMVASLSGVFASTWLQRTAKRETELLEDSMPVAH; this is encoded by the coding sequence ATGATTATGTTCATCGACATGATGAATGCCATCCGTGAGTTTATGGATACCGGCGGTCAGGTACTGACAGTGATCGCCGTCGTTATTTTTGTGATGTGGTTGTTGATTTTTGAACGCCTGATGTTTGTGTTTTACGGCTACCGCAAAGTGAAAAAACACTTGCAGCAAACCTGGTTTTCACGCAGTGAACAACACTCCTGGTATGCCGAGCAAATACGCACCGCCCTGGTGGCCCGGGGCAGCGCCAAGCTCAATCAAAATCTGCCGCTGATCCAAACCCTGGTGGTGTTATGTCCCTTACTGGGACTGATGGGCACGGTAACCGGCATGATTGAAGTATTTGATGTGATGGCGATTTCCGGTAGCGGTAATGCCCGCTCCATGGCGTCCGGGGTTTCCCGGGCGACTATCCCGACAATGGCGGGCATGGTGGCGTCATTATCCGGCGTATTTGCTTCGACTTGGCTACAGCGCACGGCAAAGCGGGAAACAGAGCTATTAGAGGACAGTATGCCGGTGGCTCACTAA